The genome window tccactatcaactaacttgatcatcggaggggtcgagcaGAGCACCTCGACCCCGCggacgaggagttcctgcccggaggaaacgacgaccccatcccgatcggaccatcgcaccagaccgaccccgcgggctcgaggaacgccccggagagatccccgtcgtccggatccgaaccgagccgcgtcgaccccgaggccacgactcccaggttgtttcccacaacaactACCACGATCTGATTACCATTCGCCGTCATCAAAATAGGATATCACTTTTTAAGCATAATGACTTATTGATATTCTTAGGAACTTTGTTGGACTAATGTTTCATTTCTTGTGTGGCATAACATGAATAATCTCTATGTTGATGAGGGCTCATTTCTTGTCATTGCTTTTCATAGGAAAGTGTGAGAGGTTGTTTGATCGTTAAGGTATAATAAGAGTCCTAGCCTTGATAGTTATATTGTAGAACTTTATAAGAATAGTCGAGAGACTATTGCTAATCACCTCATGGCATCATTCAATCACTTTTACTCTTCTAGTATCATTGACTTCGATTGGACTATGACTCATTATTTTCATTCCCAAATGTAACAATCCTATCTTGATCAAAGATTTTAGACCTATATTTGTGTAATGTCAACTATCAAATTTTGGCTAAGACTCTCGCTAATGGATTaaaaccttttcttttctttttagggTTATCTTGAATGAGCAATCTAAACTTTTTAGCTAGGAGGGGTATTCAGGATAATATATTTATTGTTAAGGAAAATTTTCatacaaatttttaatttttctagcCAATTTATCTCATAGATTTACATTCGTATTTTTTCTCCTATCTATTTATGTTGTACGATATTTCTAATCCGTTCAAAGGTAATCGGGGTATTAGACAAATATATTCTCATTGCCCAACTCCTTACTAGATTTCTAACCTTTAAGGAAGGCTCTTTCCCCCTACGTATTTTAGGCACTTTGATCACTCCTAAGAGAATGCCTACCCTTATCCTAAAATCCAATAACTCCAATGGGTCAGCCTTCACGGGCCACAATTCTGGGCACGCATCTCAAAGCTTGATGAACACTTAGGACGCGTGAGGTGCCTGCTGTGGTATCGCCTCGTTCTTCTGCGCTGGGCATAATCCTAAGCGTGCACGCATCTCAAGGCACGATGGACGCACAGGACGTGTAGCCAGCCAGCCGGGGCGGTACAGCGAGGACTCGAGGGGGTCACCCTGCTTTGCGCCGGGGCATGATCATACGTGTGCACGCATCTCAAGGCATGATGAACAAAAGGCCACGTAAGGAACCAGCTGTGACAGCGAAGCGAGGCCTCAAATATCGCTTCGCTCGGCACTGCGGCACAATCATTTGTGTGCACGCATCTCAAAGCTTGATGGACGCACCCTGCGCTTGGGTCGCGTCGAGCGCGGACCACGTTGCTATTGCCGACCGTGCGTGCGTGACTTGAACCGCCGTATCACCCTTCTCTTCCTTATAACACGCCACAATAAATATAACACAATTTCTCGTCATTTCTGTTTCGTTTACTTGTATTTCTCTTCCTCGGTCCTGTCTTCCCCCTTCGACTCCGTCTTCCTTCTGCCTCCGATCCTCCCTTTCTCTTCTCCGTTACTTCAGACGGGAGCAGGCGCTGATGGAGATCTCCGCGGTCGTGTCCGACGCTTTCTCGGCAGTCGCCACCCAAGGCCTCGGCCTATCCGCCAAGCTCCTTCTTCCCCGctactccctctccctctcctccgtaGACTCCGGCGCTCCCCCTGCCGTGGTCAGATCCGACCCCTTCCGCCCCGCCGCCGTCCCCCGCGCCTTCGTCCGCCGGACCAGGCGACGCACCCGACGGAGATCCCTCACCGAGGGCGGCGGCGAGGACGACGGGTTCTCTGGCGACGGCGATGGTGACGATGGCCCCTTCGGCGGAGGAGGTGACGCTGGAGGCGGCGGAAAAGGCTGGAACTCGGGCGATCAGGGGCCGGGTTGGGGCGGATCCTCGCCGTCGTCGTCGGACCCGGCATTCGATTTCATTTACGAGGTCATGTGCTGGATCGCCCTCTCCAACTGCGCCCACTTCGCTTTCAAGAAGATGGGGCGGCTTCTGGCGACGAGGGGAAAGGTGTTTCCTTTGAGATTGTTGCCGTCGGTGTGCTGATCGGAGACCGGTAATAACGATGACAACCTCATGGATTAGGGTTTCCTCCTTTCACTCTTTCCATTTTGATGCATATAACATGTACATAGACATTTCCTTTTCATACGTTCACGTGCATATATCACTACGCTTGCAACATGTATTATTCCTAACAAGTTTATCAACCAAAAGAATGTtcttttcaatatgtttatactGATTTCTGTACTGAGATTGATAGATTGCTCTCATTGTGATCTTTTCTTCTTCATTAACGCTCGGTGAAGTTTTATTTGGACATCGATGCGGAGTAAGGAAAATGAATCTTATACATGCTTGGTACAAAAAGTTGACATTGAATTGCTAATCGTTGGTGTGCTTGCTTAGACCTTAAAGCAATTTTATTTGCATGAGGTATCATATGATTAACAATTGATTCCAGTCAATACCATTTTGTTTTTTTATCTTCATGCATATTTGTTGCTCTATAGGTTTCTAAGCTTCTATCATTGTTTGGAAACCAGAAGAGACGGATTTATTTTTCGTATCtaatgagaattttttttgttACACCTACTGTTTTAGTAGGTGCATCCAGTTTTTACTGTATTCATCATCTATATAATCACATTATTTGTATGCATGACTGCAACTTTCAGTGTGAAAACTCAATTGATATAACATAAGTATGTCCTGTTAGCAATTGTTTGCACGGTTCAATGGAAAATCAATTGAAAGTTGAAATTTTGGGCAAATACGTCTTTGGAGACGGGAAGTTGTAGACAATGGAACATCAAGATCGATATGTTAGAAAAGTTTGTATGGAATCATGTCTTCAAATAAAGGTTGAAACTCATGTGTGGGTCCTCATGATGTTGTATAGATTGACGAGAGTAATAAAATCATTGTGTTTAAGCTAGAAAGTTTGATAAACATTACAAAATAGTAAACAGAAATATGCTAACGAGCGAGGGATTTCACAAAACCCTCTTATCACCATAGGAAATACTCATTTGACTGGTAAGGAATTGAATACTAATCACTAGTTGATTTAATTGGTAATACTCATTAGactggcttcttttttttttacttgacgTGATATGCATTATCAAGAGAACACTGTCTAATAACAATCTAGCTAGGTATTTGAGCTTGCAAGTTTCTGTAGTTTGGGTAGTATTATGTCAAACAACTCATTGTCACATTTCGAAGCTTATTCAAGTAAAATGCACTTGCTTAGCAGATTTGAACTTCTTTTTGAATTGCTGTTCTTTTTTCTATGGATGATGCTTCTATGTGATTATGACTAAACACAGTAAGATACAGAGCAGGATATGGCTGTCAGCACAGGTTTAATGCTTCTGTGGATTTGTTGTTGTTTTGTGCTGCTGTATGGTTCAACAGGACTTGTTGGGAGTGTTCATATTCTGTCTTCCTAATCATCTCTGTTAATGTGAACTTTTGTTTATGAAGAACTTTGTGTGCAGTTCTAAAATGGAAAGTCAGTGTGTGGTCATCTACAATTAGAAAGCCTGGAAATGTGTATATAAATGCAATGCTTGTGCAATGCTGGATCAACATATGGAATCCAAATCTTCTAGTTTTTTTGTGTTTGGAACTGCAATTTGCTTCCCTATGCATTTGGCTGTCAGTTTTTTCTATTATGATTTGCTCAAGAGCATTCCCTTTGGGATGTGAACTAACAACCCAAGGCATTTTGGCCATTCTTTCTCCTCGGGTTAATTttctatataaaataattatgaattcatcaaaaaatagaaaattatCACTATCGATCTATTTGAGAgagaaaatactattgatcaattATCATCTAATACGTGACCTACATGTGACAATCAAGTTGGCATAAGGGACACAAGACTTTGACCAAGGGACTATTAGAAGCTATTAGGGGTTGTCCCCTTAGAGGATATCAGTCACCTTCTTATCACTTCCACCTCACCTCGAGGCTAACTTAGGTGTGGGTATGCTAAGGTGGCCACCTTCTTATCACTTCCACCTCACCTCCCCACCGGTCAGGAGTGTAGATATGTGGTATGATAACATAGATAATCTAACCTTGAGGACACATGAATTTCAAGAAAGAAGTTATGATTGATAGATCTCGACCTCTTGGAATCATAGTACTATCACACAATTATGACGATCCACGAGGACATGAAGAGCttcaaatcattacatcaaaACCATACGAGCCTAAATGCCCATGAAGTGCTCATGCTatacatattttattttcttatgcgATTATAGTAGGATTTAGACATGGGATACAAAGGGGACGTTATGCATATATCTTAAAGTACATATAATGGGGGATCTTGGAGTGGACACATATCTCCATCCTATGAACCTCTAACCCACTGTCTTATAGAAGAGGGTATGTGATATTCATGTAAGGATGGACACTTGTCCCAAAAGGGATATTTATCTTTATAAAAGCATTGTAAACCCTACaatacaaaagaaagaagagtTAATAGCTTGTAACTATCAAGAACCTTAGGTTATATACTTAAGTGAGGAGAGAGTCCTGAGGATGAGAAGCCCTATCATATCTATTCTTTCCATTTCATTCCTCTCCACGACCTTTCTCCTTCATTTTCAACCATCACAATAATACTATCATTATCACATAAGTAGGGCTAACACCGAAAGGAGCAACAACCTTATGTGTCTCTTCTATTGAGTCATCCGCTCCACTACAGTTTTACCATCTAAGTTCAATAGCATTAGATCATTTTCAATTATGTTAAGAATTATTTATGTGAGGAATAGTCTCTGTCCACAAAGCTTAAGTGATATATTAACTTGATTGTTTCTTGTTCAATAGAATTGATATATTAACATGAGTTGTTTATGAGAGGAATAGGATCGTTACTACTTGTGTTTCTTAAGTTCTTAGACTTCATCATCTCTTAATACATCATTTATTTTTGCTCATCACACATTACATCACTCACCCTTATATCATACACTCGAAAACGAATTAAGATATATTTAttcacagaatatatatataaaaaaatttattaattaaatattctaaaaaatttaaaaaatagataaatgTTACTATTAATATTAGAATTTATTATAGCAGGGTGGTAAAAGTTTGAAATGGTTTAGCTGAAATTATTTATGTTACACTTGAAAATAAACTATGATACACTCATTCACAAAATTTATCcaaaaattctaatttttaataattaattatttaaaaaaatctctAAGAGTAAAAAATACTAATGATGTTAGAATAATGTCATAGTAGATTTGCAAAAGTTTGAAATGTTTTATTAAAGTTGAATCTATTATACTCTAAAAGAAACTAAAATACATTTGAACTTATCcaaaaatctaaattttaataattgattatcttaaaatattataaaaaaaaatagtatatTGGTAAAATTTTGAAATAGTAGTTgttacactaaaaataaattaaatacacTCGGACTcatctaaaaaaaatctaaattttgaCAATTATTAGAATGATGTCATGCTATATCAGCGAAAGTTTGAGATGATCTAATGATGTCCTACACGCATATTTATATAGCACAATTACAAGATTCTCGACATATTTATATGTTGACTTTTATTCATATTAATTATGATATTAtcactatttttattttaaaaaatatatataagagtaaaatatattttattttgatgaaaatttcGGCTAATAGTCAAATATACCGTTTCCTTAAATTTTACAGGGATatttatcctaaaaataaaatcaataagGATAAGTCCATAAATTGTTTCTTTGGAGGGGTGTATATATAAATATCCATCTACGTCTATACATATATGCAAGTGTGcccctttccttcttcttcttcttcgtcgtcttcGCTCTGTCGGAACGCGAGTTTGCAGTCGGTCAATCTGAGGGCCGAAAGTAGCAAGACTAGAAGCGGCTCAGGAGGAGGAAGGACGCGGAAGAGAGATGGTTCGTTCTgatctctctcttctccctcgaCTTCTTTTCCGCGCGCCTAGGCtgaattttctctttctttcgtTTCACGCGACCTTGTTTGGATGAATTCGTTCGAGGTTTTCTGAGGTCCACCTGATTCACTATGTCAACTGCTCGGACGGTTCATTCGTAACGCTAGCTGTTGTTAATTTTCCTGATTTTTCTTCTATTCATTTCGAGTTCCGTCAGAAGGACTCGTGCTAGTCGCCTTGCAGTTTTCCTGTCTTCTTGTTCGAAAGATCCAAAATTGATGTTTTATTGGTATACTGCTAGCGATATCTTTTTTTTACTGTCTGAGAGATGATAAGAGCCGAGAATCATTTAATTAGGAAGGAAAAAAATTTCTCTCTTATGTTTGTCTGCCTATTAATTTTAGGTTTCTATCATACTAATAATTGAGATCTCCTTGCGAATAATGATGGAAGCGTTAGATGAACTATTGGGTGTTTTGTGTTGGTCTCCACGTTGACTCTATTGGCAGTGGAGCAAAAAACCTAGTTTGATCACTTGCATAGATGGTCTCTCATGTCATGTCAAAGGTTTAAACTTTTGTGTTGGTTTCTCTTGTGGTAGATCGTTTTGTAGGGACACTATGTTGATATAGAAGAGTTTGTTGGTTAAATTTAGGTTTGTAGTAGCTGCTACTACTAATGTATACATTATGGTTTACTTCTTGTTGAATGAATCATTGCCAAATTGGTTTTATATGTCTTCTATTTTAGGACaagcttctttttttctttaatacATCGTGTGCCTTGGTTGTtctctcattttctttttctaattatGCCAGATTCACTTTGTACTTCTAATTAGTCGACAAGGAAAGGTTAGATTGACAAAATGGTATTCTCCTTATTCACAGAAGGAAAGAACCAAGGTATATACATGCAAATCTGCTTCAATTTTTGGTATCATCTTTTAATTGTTTCCTTCAGTTCACTAATTTGTTTtgtcagttattctcttgtctgTAAAGTCTGTCTGTGCATGACTATTAACATTGTGCTTATTCTTTTCCTTATCTTGGAAGATATGTGTTCCGTTTGACCTAGCTAGACTTAAAGGTATAATATTCTTAATATTACCTAGAAATTCTAAGTCAACTTCATCCTTGTTTCTAGAGGTCGTGTGGTAGTTCTAAACTAACTCTAGATGGGATTAGTCATCTTCTAGCCAAGCAACTAGCTTATAACACTACTAGAATGGTTGATGGTTACCGTTCTTGATATTCAACTTATGGAGTTCTAGTTGGACTTAAATCGCTAATCTATTGATTTTTAGCATGACTAAACAGAGAAAATGTgtgattttttttggaaaaaccAAAGTCTTTGGGCCAATAGGGCCCTATATATTTCTCTATACTAAAGGAGAGTTTCTAGATGCATTTTGGGATTGGTGCTTGTCCTAAATGGTGCTGGTCCTATTTGTGTTAATTTAAGTTCACTTGTTCAAAACGAAACTCATATATTTATATGCGTCTGTGTATATGTGACTGAAAGGACTACTGGCAACCTGTTGGACATGGATACgttctttttctctttattttctttaGGCTTTCCAGCAGTTTGATATTGTGAACCCAATTCACAAACATTCGATTAACTGGACTGTGTCACCCCAGAAGAGGTATGGACATGACAAGAAAAACTAGAAATTCTATAGATCATAGAATACCACCCTGTCATGAATCCTGGTAATGTAGGTGAGAACGCTAATGGATTCAAATAATTGGGAAATAGGGGACAGTTGGTTTTGTTCAAAAGAAATCCTGTTCGACCTAAAAAGGATGATGCACATTCTTTTCGTTGGGTGGGCAGCTGGGGAACAAGGGAAAGGATGTTCTTGGATGCCTGGTTTAATAACCTTTTCTTAACTATTCATTTTcaacatctttattttttttgttaatattcTATTCTCTGTTAGCCCTTCAATATTACTCCTGTTTTGCTGATTCTGCTACTAATAGGTTTAGTTTCTCATAATCTATTGATTTCTCTTTGGTGTTTCATTCTCCATACATGTTCTGCACTCGCTATGGTAGAATCAGATTGCATTCTTAGAAGTGAGAAGTGAAAACTGAATGCCCAAACTTTTTTCTTTT of Musa acuminata AAA Group cultivar baxijiao chromosome BXJ2-3, Cavendish_Baxijiao_AAA, whole genome shotgun sequence contains these proteins:
- the LOC135608162 gene encoding uncharacterized protein LOC135608162 → MEISAVVSDAFSAVATQGLGLSAKLLLPRYSLSLSSVDSGAPPAVVRSDPFRPAAVPRAFVRRTRRRTRRRSLTEGGGEDDGFSGDGDGDDGPFGGGGDAGGGGKGWNSGDQGPGWGGSSPSSSDPAFDFIYEVMCWIALSNCAHFAFKKMGRLLATRGKVFPLRLLPSVC